In Macadamia integrifolia cultivar HAES 741 chromosome 12, SCU_Mint_v3, whole genome shotgun sequence, the following are encoded in one genomic region:
- the LOC122058019 gene encoding cullin-1-like — MTMPERKTIDLEQGWEFMQKGITKLKNILEGLPEPQFSSEDYMMLYTTIYNMCTQKPPHDYSQQLYDKYKESFEDYITSTVLPSLREKHDEFMLRELVKRWSNHKVMVRWLSRFFHYLDRYFIARRSLPALNEVGLTCFRDLVYKEINGKVRDAVISLIDQEREGEQIDRALLKNVLDIFVEIGMGSMDCYDNDFEAAMLEDTGAYYSRKASNWILEDSCPDYMLKAEECLKREKDRVSHYLHLSSEQKLLEKVQTELLSVYTNQLLEKEHSGCHALLRDDKVDDLSRMYRLFCRIPRGLDPVSNIFKQHVTAEGTALVKQAEDAASNKKAEKKDVVGLQEQVFVRKVIDLHDKYLAYVNDCFLNHSLFHKALKEAFEVFCNKGVAGSSSAELLATFCDNILKKGGSEKLSDEAIEETLEKVVKLLAYISDKDLFAEFYRKKLARRLLFDKSANDDHERSILTKLKQQCGGQFTSKMEGMVTDLTLARENQANFEDYLNGNLSANPGIDLTVTVLTTGFWPSYKSFDLNLPAEMVKCVEVFRDFYQTKTKHRKLTWIYSLGTCNINGKFEPKTMELIVTTYQASALLLFNASDRLSYSEIMSQLNLTDDDVVRLLHSLSCAKYKILNKEPNTKTISPTDYFEFNSKFTDKMRRIKIPLPPVDEKKKVIEDVDKDRRYAIDASIVRIMKSRKVLGHQQLVMECVEQLGRMFKPDFKAIKKRIEDLITRDYLERDKENPNMFRYLA, encoded by the exons ATGACGATGCCGGAACGCAAAACAATTGACTTAGAGCAAGGATGGGAGTTCATGCAGAAGGGTATTACAAAGCTCAAGAACATTCTAGAAGGACTTCCTGAGCCTCAGTTCAGCTCTGAGGATTACATGATGCTCTACAC AACCATCTACAACATGTGCACTCAGAAGCCCCCTCACGATTATTCTCAACAGCTGTATGACAAGTACAAAGAGTCCTTCGAAGATTACATTACTTCAACG GTATTGCCTTCTTTAAGGGAGAAGCATGATGAATTTATGTTGAGGGAGCTTGTGAAAAGATGGTCAAATCATAAGGTTATGGTCAGGTGGCTTTCACGCTTCTTCCATTATCTTGATCGATACTTCATTGCTCGGAGATCACTTCCTGCACTAAATGAAGTTGGGCTGACTTGCTTCCGTGATCTG GTGTACAAGGAGATAAATGGGAAGGTCAGAGATGCTGTAATTTCCTTG ATTGATCAAGAGCGAGAGGGAGAACAGATTGACCGAGCGTTATTGAAGAATGTTCTAGATATCTTTGTTGAAATTGGAATGGGAAGCATGGATTGTTATGATAATGACTTTGAAGCAGCCATGCTTGAAGATACTGGTGCTTATTATTCTCGTAAGGCTTCAAATTGGATTCTGGAAGATTCTTGTCCCGATTATATGTTGAAG GCTGAGGAGTGCTTGAAACGGGAGAAGGATCGGGTTTCTCATTACTTGCATTTGAGCAGCGAGCAGAAATTGTTAGAG AAAGTGCAAACTGAGTTGTTGTCCGTGTATACAAACCAGTTGCTTGAAAAGGAACACTCTGGATGCCATGCTTTGCTTAGAGATGACAAG GTGGATGATTTGTCACGGATGTATAGGCTCTTCTGTAGAATTCCTCGCGGACTAGACCCTGTTTCCAATATATTTAAACAG CATGTTACTGCCGAAGGTACGGCCTTGGTCAAACAAGCAGAAGATGCAGCAAGTAACAAGAAG GCAGAGAAGAAAGATGTGGTTGGTTTGCAAGAACAG GTTTTTGTGAGAAAAGTAATTGATCTGCACGACAAGTACTTGGCATACGTTAATGACTGCTTCTTGAACCACTCTCTATTTCACAAG GCACTCAAAGAGGCTTTTGAGGTTTTCTGCAACAAGGGTGTTGCTGGCAGCTCCAGTGCAGAATTACTGGCGACTTTCTGTGATAATATCCTAAAGAAGGGTGGAAGTGAGAAGTTGAGTGATGAAGCGATTGAAGAAACTCTTGAGAAG GTAGTAAAGCTTCTTGCTTACATCAGTGACAAGGACCTCTTTGCGGAATTTTACAG GAAAAAGCTTGCTCGCAGGCTGCTTTTTGACAAAAGTGCTAATGACGATCATGAGAGGAGTATTCTTACCAAGCTGAAGCAGCAATGTGGTGGACAGTTCACTTCTAAAATGGAGGGAATG GTCACAGATTTAACATTGGCAAGGGAAAATCAGGCAAACTTTGAGGATTATCTGAATGGTAATCTATCTGCAAATCCTGGGATTGATTTGACAGTTACTGTCTTAACCACTGGATTCTGGCCAAGTTATAAATCATTTGATCTCAACCTTCCTGCAGAGATG GTTAAATGTGTCGAGGTTTTTAGGGACTTCTATCAGACGAAAACAAAGCATAGAAAACTTACATGGATTTACTCACTGGGTACTTGCAACATCAATGGAAAATTTGAACCAAAAACTATGGAGCTAATTGTGACAACTTATCAG GCCTCTGCCTTGCTACTATTCAATGCTTCGGACAGATTGAGTTATTCAGAAATCATGTCTCAGTTGAACTTAACTGATGATGATGTAGTTCGACTACTTCATTCCCTATCCTGTGCCAAATACAAAATCCTTAATAAGGAGCCAAACACCAAAACCATCTCTCCAACTGACTATTTTGAGTTCAATTCTAAGTTTACCGACAAAATGAGAAGGATTAAG ATTCCACTCCCTCCTGtggatgagaagaagaaggtgattgAGGATGTTGACAAGGATAGGCGATACGCAATTGATGCCTCAATTGTGCGCATCATGAAGAGTCGAAAAGTTTTGGGTCACCAACAGTTAGTGATGGAGTGCGTTGAGCAGCTAGGGCGAATGTTCAAG CCTGATTTCAAAGCAATCAAGAAGCGAATTGAAGACCTAATCACTCGGGATTATCTGGAGAGAGACAAAGAAAATCCTAATATGTTCAGGTACTTGGCCTAA
- the LOC122057555 gene encoding protein SRG1, with translation MAPVPISSLKVGHLDDIQELSKNQPTTVPDRYIRDESERPTHVSATSPQSSSMQIPVIDLSKLVEGNEDQSQTELSKLASACEEWGFFQVVNHGIHLELLESIEKITMEFFNLPLEEKQKYPMPPGTIQGYGHAFVFSEDQKLDWCNMLALGVEPYYIRNPKLWPTEPVGFSETLETYSTNIRKVCQNLLGFIAMSLGLKQDMFNEMFGVAVQAVRMNYYPPCSRPDLVLGLSPHSDGSALTVLQQGKGSPVGLQILKDNTWVPVQPVPNALVINIGDTIEVLTNGKYKSVEHRAVTHKEKDRLSIVTFYAPSYEIELFPLPELVDENSPILYRRYNHGEYSRHYVTNKLQGKKTLDFAKIQNNVSS, from the exons ATGGCTCCTGTACCCATTTCTTCACTCAAGGTTGGTCACTTAGACGATATTCAAGAGCTGAGCAAGAATCAGCCAACAACTGTCCCAGACCGATACATCCGCGACGAGTCCGAGAGGCCGACACATGTTTCGGCCACCTCCCCTCAATCTTCATCCATGCAAATCCCTGTTATTGATCTATCAAAGCTGGTTGAAGGCAATGAAGATCAATCACAGACAGAATTATCAAAGCTTGCTTCTGCTTGTGAAGAGTGGGGCTTCTTTCAG GTGGTTAACCATGGGATCCACCTTGAGTTGCTAGAGAGTATAGAGAAGATAACTATGGAATTCTTTAATTTACCTCTAGAGGAGAAGCAGAAGTACCCAATGCCTCCAGGGACTATTCAGGGATATGGTCATGCATTTGTGTTCTCTGAGGATCAGAAGCTGGATTGGTGTAACATGTTAGCTCTAGGAGTTGAGCCTTACTATATAAGAAACCCTAAACTTTGGCCAACAGAACCAGTTGGGTTCAG tgaGACTCTTGAGACTTACTCAACAAATATAAGGAAGGTTTGTCAAAATCTATTGGGATTTATAGCTATGAGCTTGGGATTGAAGCAAGACATGTTTAATGAGATGTTTGGGGTGGCTGTGCAAGCAGTGAGGATGAATTACTATCCACCATGCTCAAGGCCAGACCTTGTGTTGGGTCTGAGTCCTCACTCTGATGGAAGTGCTCTTACAGTGTTGCAGCAAGGCAAAGGCAGTCCAGTAGGACTTCAGATCCTCAAGGATAACACTTGGGTTCCTGTTCAACCTGTCCCAAATGCTCTTGTCATCAATATTGGTGACACCATAGAA GTTCTTACTAATGGAAAATACAAGAGTGTTGAGCACAGAGCGGTGACGCATAAGGAGAAGGACCGCCTTTCCATAGTCACATTCTATGCTCCAAGCTATGAGATTGAGCTTTTTCCTTTGCCTGAATTGGTGGATGAAAACAGCCCAATCTTGTATAGAAGATACAATCATGGAGAGTATAGTCGTCATTATGTCACTAACAAGCTGCAAGGAAAGAAGACTCTTGACTTTGCCAAGATTCAGAATAACGTATCATCTTAA